A window of the Diorhabda carinulata isolate Delta chromosome 1, icDioCari1.1, whole genome shotgun sequence genome harbors these coding sequences:
- the LOC130893908 gene encoding serine/threonine-protein kinase pakF: MKLSFIFELLLIFILVAFAASAVIDSRAKFKKRLTGKVTTSTSNKQNENTNQSASNKFCKCAKQMCNCCRDFNIRLLNLKGPGCASLQYLQGDQLAISMSFNDRVLTNTTLQGRKPPPICMPLPGGVSKFCGRVYNIGRQGEDFKACLGLELRALNDIEAAIRVSCFRFGPKGLRLEAPEPLPPLENENDDDDDDDDDDDDDDDDDDDDDFDFDGDDDNDVDSVDYSVFDDDFIGEYFQEEEEENSGTYGNSNKKKVSTTTTQVPFRKITRKHQYKPVEKKPVRTKSKPQVMNSSTTPRTTVKKTAPTIKKLRTTTTSQPMKLSTEIITTPIVVVNELTSEKATIKNGTFTELKATDIDKNNRTIEFLPPTDMFTSPVQSSTHKTDATLVTTQKVEVNTNHLPQTEASAIREEEESSEESAEVIDAVGDVLEEEISDSTEEMTTVENKTTAATTVSEESKEILDDVIDGMVDTFTESEEVKA; encoded by the exons attcaagagctaaatttaaaaaaaggttaACTGGAAAAGTTACTACAAGTACATCTAATAAGCAAAATGAAAATACGAATCAAAGTGCGTCCAACAAATTTTGCAAATGTGCGAAGCAAATGTGTAATTGTTGTAGAGATTTTAATATAAGACTTCTTAACCTAAAAGGACCAGGCTGTGCCTCATTACAGTACTTACAAGGAGATCAACTGGCAATTTCGATGAGTTTCAACGACAGAGTACTTACCAATACGACATTACAAG gtAGGAAACCACCACCCATTTGTATGCCATTACCAGGTGGAGTTTCAAAATTCTGCGGCCGTGTTTATAATATTGGCCGCCAAGGAGAAGACTTTAAGGCTTGTCTAGGACTCGAACTTCGTGCTCTTAATGACATAGAAGCCGCTATTCGCGTATCATGTTTCCGCTTTGGCCCTAAGGGTCTTAGACTAGAAGCACCTGAACCTTTACCTccattagaaaatgaaaatgatgacgacgacgacgatgatgatgatgatgatgatgatgacgacGACGACGATGATGACGATTTTGATTTTGATGGAGATGATGATAACGATGTCGATTCTGTTGACTACAGCGTTTTTGATGATGATTTTATTGGTGAATACtttcaagaagaagaagaagaaaattctgGTACTTATGGTAACAGCAATAAAAAGAAAGTGTCTACAACAACTACACAAGTACCATTTAGAAAAATCACGAGAAAACATCAATACAAGCCTGTAGAGAAAAAACCAGTTCGTACAAAATCCAAACCTCAAGTGATGAATAGCAGTACAACACCACGAACAACTGTGAAGAAAACAGCGccaacaattaaaaagttacgAACAACCACAACTAGTCAACCTATGAAACTCTCCACTGAAATTATCACTACTCCTATAGTTGTTGTGAATGAATTAACATCAGAAAAAGCTACAATTAAGAACGGAACGTTTACTGAACTAAAGGCAACtgatattgataaaaacaatagaaCTATCGAATTTTTACCACCAACAGACATGTTCACAAGCCCAGTACAATCATCTACACATAAGACTGATGCCACTTTAGTAACCACACAAAAAGTAGAAGTAAATACTAACCACTTACCACAAACGGAAGCTTCTGCTATTAGAGAGGAAGAAGAATCGTCCGAAGAAAGTGCAGAAGTTATAGATGCTGTTGGAGATgttttagaagaagaaatatctgATTCAACCGAAGAAATGACCACCGTTGAAAACAAAACGACAGCAGCTACAACTGTATCGGAAGAATCTAAAGAAATTTTAGACGATGTAATTGATGGCATGGTAGATACATTCACAGAATCTGAAGAAGTTAAGGCATAA
- the LOC130893943 gene encoding very long-chain specific acyl-CoA dehydrogenase, mitochondrial has protein sequence MLRILNNSIKQKTEYYIIPRFLSTSEIHKNCIQNVEKTAPRNNENSSFVMNIFRGQIEPKQIFPYPNVLNEEQRETLQMLVDPTIKFFEEVNDAAKNDLEEKVDETSLKGLWDMGAFALQVPQDMGGLGLTNTQYARLVEIVGGNDLGVGITLGAHQSIGFKGILLFGTAEQKAKYLPRVSTGGEFAAFCLTEPSSGSDAGSIKTRAELSSDGKHYILNGSKIWISNGGLAEIMTVFAQTPVLNKKTGKFVDKVTAFIVERSFGGVTNGAPEKKMGIKCSNTAEVYYDNVKVPAENLLGGLGNGFKVAMNILNNGRFGMAAALSGTMKACIKKAVDFATQRKQFGQRIDSFGSIQEKLARMSMLHYVTESMAYMISANMDSGFKDYQLEAAISKCFASEAAWYVCDEAIQILGGMGYMKETGLEKVMRDLRIFRIFEGTNDILRLFVALTGIQYAGAHLKELQNAFKNPTANLGLIFEEASKRVGRKVGLNSPPAMNHLVHKDLVPYANLVAKNIDTFNQAVEMVLIKYGRGIVNEQFILNRFANATFDIYSSAVVLSRASSSLQDNLESANHEKLMAETWVLEASERVKNNLDTISSGKHLDNFAKMITISKNICTAGGIAHKNPLKL, from the exons ATGTTAAGAATACTTAATAATagtattaaacaaaaaacagaATACTATATTATCCCAAG atttttatctACTTCTGAAATACACAAGAACTGTAtccaaaatgttgaaaaaaccgCTCCAAggaataatgaaaatagttcTTTTGTTATGAATATATTTCGAGGACAAATAGAACCCAAGCAAATATTTCCTTATCCCAATGTTTTGAATGAAGAACAAAGGGAAACCCTACAAATGTTAGTTGATCCCACAATCAAGTTTTTTGAG GAAGTCAATGATGCCGCTAAAAATGATTTGGAAGAAAAAGTAGATGAAACATCTCTTAAAGGTCTCTGGGATATGGGGGCATTTGCTCTTCAAGTACCTCAAGATATGGGAGGTCTTGGGCTGACCAACACACAATATGCAAGACTTGTAGAAATTGTTGGAGGGAATGATCTAG GTGTCGGCATTACTCTTGGTGCTCATCAGTCTATTGGTTTTAAAGGAATACTGCTTTTTGGAACAGCAGAACAAAAAGCTAAGTATTTACCGAGAGTTTCAACAGGGGGTGAATTTGCTGCATTTTGTTTGACAGAACCTTCCTCCGGATCTGATGCTGGCTCAATAAA AACAAGAGCAGAATTGTCTTCAGATGGTAAGCATTATATCCTCAATGGTTCAAAAATTTGGATAAGTAATGGTGGACTTGCTGAAATAATGACTGTCTTTGCCCAAACACCTGTCCTAAATAAAAAGACtggaaaatttgttgataaagtTACTGCTTTCATTGTTGAACGATCATTTGGTGGTGTTACAAATGGAGCCCCAGAAAAGAAAATGGGAATAAAATGTTCGAATACTGCAGAG GTTTATTATGATAATGTCAAAGTTCCTGCCGAGAATCTTTTGGGTGGATTGGGAAATGGTTTCAAAGTTGCTATGAACATTTTAAACAATGGTCGTTTTGGCATGGCAGCTGCTTTGTCAGGGACCATGAAGGCATGCATAAAAAAAGCAGTTGATTTTGCAACTCAAAGGAAACAATTTGGCCAAAGAATCGACAGTTTTGGTtctattcaagaaaaattagcTCGCATGTCTATGCTTCATTATGTAACAGAGTCTATGGCTTATATGATATCTGCAAATATGGATAGTGGTTTTAAGGATTATCAACTAGAGGCTGCAATATCTAAG TGTTTCGCGTCAGAAGCTGCATGGTATGTTTGTGATGAAGCCATTCAAATTCTTGGAGGTATGGGATACATGAAAGAAactggattagaaaaagttatGAGAGATTTAAGAATATTCAGAATATTTGAAGGAACTAATGATATTTTGAGATTATTTGTTGCATTAACCGGAATTCAGTATGCTGGAGCACATTTAAAAGAATTAcaaaatgcttttaaaaatcCTACTGCTAATTTAGGTCTCATTTTTGAAGAAGCTTCCAAGAGAGTAGGCAGAAAAGTTGGGTTAAACTCTCCTCCAGCTATGAATCATCTAGTACATAAAGATTTGGTTCCTTATGCTAATTTGGTTGCAAAG aacATAGATACCTTTAACCAAGCTGTTGAAATGGTTCTTATAAAATATGGAAGAGGGATTGTTAACGAACAGTTTATATTAAATCGTTTTGCCAATGCTACTTTCGATATTTACAGTAGTGCTGTTGTACTTTCAAGAGCTAGTAGCTCACTTCAGGATAATCTAGAGTCAGCaaatcatgaaaaattgatGGCAGAAACATGGGTACTTGAA GCTTCAGAAAGAGTGAAGAACAATCTAGATACCATATCATCGGGTAAACATTTGGACAACTTTGCAAAAATGATCACCATTTCGAAGAACATTTGCACAGCAGGAGGAATTGCACATAAGAATCCCTTGAAACTGTAG